A window of Centroberyx gerrardi isolate f3 chromosome 6, fCenGer3.hap1.cur.20231027, whole genome shotgun sequence genomic DNA:
TTGTTACAGGGGAAAATATTGgcaaagaggggaggaggagggggggggggtgtagaaATAGACTCAGGGTGGAGAATGAACCAGACCTCAAAGAGAGCAGGCCAGCAACATAACCTGGCTCAGATAACCCAGGCCTGCGTCACTAGGAGGGGTCACTTTACCAGCCAGCACCGCCATTTCTCTGCCCTGCACACAGTCTCCACTGCTCTGTTAAACTACTGTCTGCCAAACCATCTGTGGACCAcgatgaggaagaggaattcATGCAGTAATACGCTGTTTAGTCATGTTCTTTTGAGCACGGTCTTAAGTGGTGCACACTGCGCTGCAGTAACTGTAcatgccatttgaaaaatatccatggaaaagagaaaaggcgTGTACTAACATGTGTCAACATAAGGAGAAAATACATGGCTCACATGGGCAGATAtaagaaaagcaaacaaacacaccataCCAAAATACTAGCCGAACATCGATATGCAAACCGGCTCCAAGAATGTTTGGGTATGGGTGAAAGATAGAGATTGAAAAAGTTGTCTTCAAAGCCAGAGAGACACTGATGGCAGAGGAAGATATACAACTGCAGAGGGTTATTCATTTTTGGTATGGGGGCAGGGACAGGGGCAGACCTAGGCAGGCCTGCACCCAGGCACAGGGCCAGGCTGGCAGGAAGGCTCAGCCCGCAGCCCCCTACCTCATCCTGGTCACATACGCACATGCAGCTACTGACGGAGGCTCATCCTACCTGACGCTCAGTTCCCTCGCTCTcactgtcatgtgtgtgtgcgcttgtgtttGCATGTCGGTATTAGAGAAGCAAGGAGGGAGCAGAGCAGACATGACACAACCGACTTCTCAACAATTCATGATGTCATCAGACTGAGACACGCTGATGCTCCTATATCAGCTTGGAAATAACATACCTGCTGCCTCACTCCTCGCACCCCTAACCCCagtctccccctccacctctacCTGTCTCGTCCCTCTCACCTTAGTGCGTCCGTTGATGACACAGTCCCCCAGCTGTCCATTGGCAGCACTGTGCATGACGGCCTCATCGATGTGGGCCATCAGCGCCCCGATGCTCTCGCACCCCGGCTCCCGTCCCTCCACCCAGGCGATCTGGTCGCCCCGGATGCTCCGAGAGGGAATGCTCTTCTGGCTGACCAGCTGGCCGCCCCGAAACTTCCCGCTGCGGTTCAgagcctccacctcctccagaaCCCTCTCACCCAGCTGAGGGCCCAGGAAGCTGTCCTTCACACAGATGCCGTAGTATTTCATGCAGGGGACGACGTACTGCTGGGCGATGCGCTCCGCCGACCAGCCGGCCCCTGCAGGCAGCGGCAAGGTCGGGATGCCGTTAGCCTCCACTGGGGAGGTGTGGCCCGGTGCGACCGGTGGGAGCAGGGATGCCACCTTATGTCCCTTGTGCTGGAGGCTGGTAtgggagacaggaggggagaggggaggctgGGGAGCGGCACAGTGCATGTGATTGCTGTGATTCATTTGGTTGCCCTGGATACTGTTGCTGCCATTGACTGTGACCGTGAGCGGGGCAACCGCCCGGGCCGCTCTGGAGGCCTCTGAGGATTTGTGAACAATATTTCCCTCCGCCAACCTTCTCCTTTTGAAATCAGGCGTTACTGAGTCAGTCGAAACATAAACCGGGTCCACAGTACCTCCTAACCCTAGTCCTGGTAAACCCATAAGACCATTAAGAGTCACTGAGCCCATGTCCCGGTTCTCCCCACCCCTCCGTTTCTGCTGTTGCACCTGTCTGGCCCTCAGGTCACCGTTGACCCTCTTCATCGCTGAGGGACATTTCTCATGAGGACATAACACCGCCCTGTCCCCGTTCTCCACCAGACAGGCTCTGCTGGTGAGGGGGTACGTTGGGCCAGTCGGTACCTCCGCCAACCCCTTCAGCTGTGGAGGGTACCCGTTTGGGGTTTGAGCCAAGACGCCGCTGTGGCTCCCCTCGACGGTGGCGGATGGAGACACAACCCCGCCGTTATAGAGGGGCAGCCCGGTTTTGCACTGTTTCTTTAGGGTTGTGATCCCGGGGGAGACGGTTTGGGAGGCCAGACCGGCTAACAACTCCGCGGCCGTGGGGCTCCCGACCGGCGCCGCGCAATAACCGTTAAGTCCCATGTCCGCTCGGTAAGGGTGGTGAAGCTCAGCCGGTCCAAAGACGAGCTGCTGGCCGGTTGTCCTTCTCTCCTGCGAGGCTGAAACACTGACGGATCCGTGGGCAGAGCTTGGATTTAAAAGGTCCGTGTGTCCCAAGCTCTCCATTTCATCTCGTCTGCTGCTGGATGCGCACGTAGCTCACGTCCTCGCTTCATTTTCTAGCCGAGCCGCTGCTTTCTCTGACGGAGAGGAGCTGTGCTGCAGCCGCGGGAAGTTTCATGGCCAAGTGTTCCTCcgtctgtttttatttcatccaTTATTCTGAATTATTATTCTGAAGCTGAGTATTTATCTGTATCATAAACATTCGGAGCCTGTGAAATGTCTGTAAAGAAAAAGTGATACACGTTAGGCCTATTAATAGCACAGGACAGTGGTACTTGTCACTTTAAGCTGTAGCTACTAAATAAATCTATTTATTGTTAGTATGTTGCCATAACACTTCAAAGTAACAGTTTAATAATGCATAAATTAAGTAGGCTACGGCAGAAACAGCGCCATGTAAAGACAGACAACTTATAGTCACAATAACCTAAACTGTCaatttttttgtgcatttctaGGCTAGGCTATATTATTTATTACAGCTTTGTTGCTGAGTTCAAACGgcaaaaagcagagagaaaacgCTAATGAAAAGGACTGAAGGCCCATATAGGATAAGGCTCACTTTTTATGACAGTTATTTATACTGGATTTCAGTAGCCTGCCCTAggcaataaaatattaaaatgtcattttcctattttaaatttaaattttagaAATCATAGCCTAATAGATTGCAATTAAATGCCCATTAGAGGACTTAGTTCATCTTCATTAGCTCGTCTATTGATTAAGTTAGTAGTAATCAAAGTGCCCCGGACCttcaaaaacaatcaaacatGACTTAAGGCCAATTCATTCAATTCCGTTTAAATAAACCTTTCAGTATGTAAAAGCATACTAAGTACACGACTAGCACGGTGAAAGCCAAGTAACATTTCCCTGGGATCAGCCCGCTGCTTACCTACGGCAGGCTACAGCAGTGCAAAGCCTCAGCGAGCGTACGTGACCGGCTGAGAGTACGCATGTTATTTCCGGGATTGTCTTGCCTCTATGTGCGTCCCATCCAATTTCTCTCCTCGGTTATAAATAATATCCAGGAATGGCGGTGGCCAGCGCCGTCGGGCacattagagagagacagagagacagaggggagatgCAGACCTGCTCGGAGCCGCGGAGGGTCTCCTCAATCAGCACAAGTCCTCTCCGTTGTGTCGGTGACTGACTCCCCCCtcagtgtctgtctgccttcccctcctcttcctcctcctcctcctctcacagcccgctctctccactccctctcctGTCACTTACATACACAGCTAGGCCATGTGACTATACTTGCTACTATGGTCCACCTTCAATATATACACGAAAtcacaaaataataaattagaaaccatgaattaaaaaaaaaaaaaaaaagcgataCTTGGGTGAACCTAAAGAGAAATAACTATAATATTCTCTTCTGCGGTGTATGCCCAATAGTGAGTtgatagtgaccttatcatactttatggtgggttttttttaatctcctatgtaTTACTATGATATTCTTATAAAATGCCTATataggaactttttttttttttgctgtgatatttgtagtATCCTTCTAAcattattatgtttttgtttgttttttttgtaagagGATCCTCTGTAATATAGATTGGGATCATTTAGAGGAAATCTAATGTTAAAAATGATCTGTCAGATTTCTTTTGTAAGCATTAGGCCCAAAAGATGATGGTGTCATTGATAATGAAAAGCTGACTGCAAACAATCTGCTATCTGTATTCATCAACCCTTTTCATCACAGAATGTTTTCTCTGCAGTAGGCCTACAGGCATAATCATCTAATTTGATTGCTTTGCTGTTACATCAAAATGTGTTGAGCAtgtggatgacactgacagtCACTGTAGTTAGAAGTCTTTTATAATAATTTTGGAAGTGAGTTTTGACCTGTCAGTTTAAATCTGCTGACACATTGTTTCTTAGCCTATACAGCGCATGATCAGACATAGTCGGGCCTCAACACTGGACCCTATAGTCTTGTTTTACCCTGCTTACATTCTACACATTGTCCACCTATATATTTGTTTAGCGGGAGGAAGTGAGGTAATGTGCTGTGATAAAGCCAGGCCTAGGGTTAGGGTGGTGGATTAGTGCCCCACCCTGAGGGATTAGAGACAGGGGGAGCTGTTTTGACACAACATTGGCACGCCACACTCATCCGTTCCCTCCGATCCTGCCCCATCTCGGGCCCTAGATAGATGAGACTGGACAGCAGCCATGTGGAGTGACTGCATCAGCAGGGGCCTCAGcaggcacacatacatgtacgcTGTCTgtgtagatgcacacacacacatacacacaatggcACAGTAACAGGAGTACAGATTGAGAGGTCGTCATTTGTCAGGTCATATGGAAGATTCCCACAGATTATGAAAGTACAGGCATGCAGCCACGCTCCCCACCCCCtgcccccaacacacacacacacacacacacgcacacacgcacacacacacacacatacacatgcacatcccTGGAAGGCTGTGATCCAACATAAGCAATCACCCACAAGGAGGCTTTTAGAGCACTTAATACACTATAAACATGCAACTAGGCCATTCTTGGCTGACCAAAGCACTTCCACAGGCATTTACAGAAATTTGCTGAAGCATTATtctgaaaatgaataaacaaataaataaatacaaacatgcatactgtacatgtgtatgtaggTATAAATCAGTGAGTTAATGCATCAGATGAACTAGAGTGCTATTCACTACTAATGGGGAGAAGAATGAAAAGTGGAATAAGAAATGAGGAGAAGCAGCAATACTGGAGAGAGGATAGGAAGAAAGGGGATAAATATGTTGAGGTTTAGCACGTACCCACAAATCAGGCTTGGGATCAGCTTTTGGTCATTCAATCATTCGTTATGAGTGTGTCCAAGTAGCACGCTCAAAAGCATGATCACTGTATTATAACCATGACAGGAGCTGAACcagtttttcttctcttcactcTTCATCAGTCAACGAATAGGCTCCATCACAGAGAAAACCCCAAATGACTCATCGGTCATGAAAATGACCTGTAGGCTGACAGATTGTGCAAATAGTTGACAGAGCTCTGCGGTGTACTTTGGTCTGTGGCCTGTGGGTGggtgagagaaaaaggaagaacagATATTTGAGGATCAACATGAAGAATGGCACGTAGCCTAGCTTCAGGGAACAGGGAACATGTTCAGGAAATGGATCATCTTTAGTTGGATGTTCCTGTAAATCATCTCAGCATAACTGCCCCATTCACTACACAAGGTGAATCTATTAAAGGCTGCACTCACTGCTTGTGTATAAGTTAAAGGTCAAGTTTTACAACTTAATGGTTGTTGTCCGAGTAAAGAGCTCATCTGAGACCAGCCCATCAAGGATGAAcagcttttatgttttattatcagtaaacatacagtacatcatgaAACAGCATGACTCAGTGTTTGCTTAGCCTAGTTGATTCACTTGGAATAATAACATGAGATCATCTTGTACTTCCCACAGCCTACAGTGAATGAGGTTGGCAAGTCATAATCTACCCCTGACTTTTGCCATGTCGAAGCAACCATACCAGTCAGATATTACTGTAAGAATGATAACATTGTTTTCATAGCAGTGAGAGATCAATGATGCTTCATTGCTTGGCATTGACTGAGCAGTCTGCACAAAGTCCCTGGCACCACACTGTCCAGACTAGTGTTTGAACCACCCACAAAATATTTAAGGTCTGGTATAGAGAAGTTAAAGTTGATTACAACAGACGTCAATGGTGatataacacacacaggcacacacatgcgcaaGCCATTAGCACGTAGGCTCCAACAATGTCATCGGCGTATGAGTTATGGACAGAGCAAACAAATCACCTCAAAATAAATCAGGCCCCCCGTGTATCAAGAGATCAAAAGGAAAACAGTACcataattaaaggaaaaaacaagcttggaaacacacacgttcacacaccTGCAGCATTAAATAACGCTCCCCGACAGCTTCCCATCCTGTATCCTGTAGTGTGGCACACCATGGTATTTTCAGTCAACAATAACTTATACAACACAACAACGTATACGCTACACAATGACATTTGGCAGCATTACATGAATCCATATCAGCCTATTCCGCCTACACCTGTCTATCTACtcataacaaaatgtttttggcTCTGTTTTCTATTTGCATTATTGTATTCATGCTGTGTTTTATGCAAATTGCATTACATCTGTCCCTTTACACATGGCAGTAAGTCATTTGCCTGCTGACCAGTTGACTTTTATCTTTAACACTTGTTTGTTCCAAGGACTGAAAAACAGTGTAGTCATTGCCAAGGTCAGTGCTCCCAATGCAGCTGGGCCGGACTCCCCCAGCCTGCACAGCACAGACTAGTGCAACTCTGCACGTATGcacatctcctcctcctcctcctctccatcgctctctctatctgtctctctctctctctctctctttctctctctctctctctctcctctctgttgacACCACAGAAAACAAGCTGAGATGTCAACAAATAGTTAACGGAAACCTGATGTACAGAAATAGACTTGCTTACTTTGTCTTTTGCGGTCCCTTCCATTGATTTAAAAGGCCAATACAGCTTAAAACTATTCAACGGTATGTGTACATACAACTGTACACACAAAATATAGGAATCTAATATTTGTGCCACAAGTCGgatgtgtgcgtgcttgtgtatTATCCTATGGGTGTGTCAGGCTTACATATTCAGGTCACATTCTATAAGTAGGACATGCTGTGCCGCTACAGCTGTGTGGAGACTTATACATGTCACTGGTCCTGGCTGGCAGCGGCGGGTATAGCGCGGGCGTGAGATGCACACTGTTGCTGGCTGCGTGACAACGCCAGTGACTAAGGTCATGCCAGTCAGATGAGATCAGCTGTCTATTTTAAAAATAGACAGCACTACTAGGATGTCACGggtaatgtgtttttgtctatTTATTTAAGAAGCGATGGGAAGAGggggggttagagagagaggttgtgagCAAAGGGGGTTAAAAAGAGGACCGCTACTGAAAAATGGAGACAAAGAGACGGGGAGAGCagcagggtgtctgcaagtgtgtgaaagaacagaggaaagaaagCGGAGTAAGCCAAGAATGAGTTAGCCTCAGAAATGGAGGAGATAAAAGAGGAAAGATTTGTGAGAGGGAAGAAGACAGGTAAAAGAAATGTGCGATGggaatttgaattttaaaaagctCTTTATTGTGCACCAAAAAGATTTCAAGCCGGAATTGCATCATCATGCCTCTctgctgaaagaaaaaaaatcaataaaggaAAAGGAATCATGAAGGGGAATACAAATCAAAAAGCACGAGACAGAGCCCCATCACCCTGGAATGCACAAAGCACAActgaaagagtgagaaagggggggagggagagggtgaagTCAAGTAAGAGTGAGGAAATAAGAGCAAAGGGAAAAGCGAGGCAGTGATAGCCGAGCGGATAGAGTGATACGGGTTAGTGAAGTGGTAAGGCGGGGGAATTCGAGGATCAACTGTCCCGATAGCCTTCCCTAAAATAACTCAGAGAGATATAGAAGAATTGTCTGACTGCAATGAGAATGGGTAGACTTTTCTGTCCTCGACTTGATTAGACCATCAACAATGGCCCTGAAATAAGCCCCTAAAACAGCAGAGGAATCACATTCATCACTGCAGATAGTATTAGTATCTCTAGGAAGAGTGGAAATGCCTGCAGGTGTCGAGTGTCGACTCTGTGGTTGCACTGCAGGCAAGGATCCAAGAAACCCTGATTCAGAATAGGATTGTGACCATCTAAGTCTATCCTGTCTCTAACCTCCTCCTAATAATGTGATTTGCAGCTGACAGTTTAGATATAGCATAGAAATGCAAAGCGCAAAGCGGATAGAGACAGTTGGCTCTGTTGTTATCATGCTACTATTCCTCTCCTGCCCTTATGGCAAAATCTGTCCGGCTGTACATCAGCGTTTGAGATGACATGAACAATGTCTCAGTCTGGCTAGCATCTGGTGTCACGGTGGCACTATCAGGAGGAAAGGTAACTAGCGTCACAAACATCACAACAGCAGGGCTTTATAGTGGATGAACATGAATCCAAGACTGACAATTTGCTAATCCTTCACTGCAGCTGTAGTCAAATGGGAAAGGTCACATATGGATTATGTAACACTCTGAGTTGCATTGTATTCAGATCAATGTGATTCAGATTCATCTGTTTTCATTAAGATACACATTATATGTGCACTCAACAGGGAATAAAGTAAATACATTTGCACAACTCATCTCTTGACTTCATAATTGTCTTCTGACTCTATAATTGTCTGTGCATGTTTGCGGACACACACCCATGGGTGCATGAGTGGGTGGATAAGATCTTTGTACACTGTGTTTTTAAGAGGGCAAGTTGTTAAATAGGCTGTATAGTATATCAgagtagcgtgtgtgtgtgtgtgtgtgtgtgtgtgtgtgtgtgtgtgtgtgtgtgtgtgtgtaagactaGTGGATAATGTCCCAAGTGGCAGGGAAGCATTATCAGTAGCAGGAAGAGGACTTCCCAGGACCCAGGTTCAACCTACACTGTCACGTGCTCACAGTTatcattctcctcctcccttcacaGATCCCTttaaactcacacacatgcacacacacacatacacatttcgTACACACTGAGTCCCTTACCTCAGCCCAGGCCTTTGCTCAATCAGGAAATACAATTTGTCTTGGGCAGCATCCTGGGAACCTTGTCTGTAGCAGACCACACCCagtgaacctgtgtgtgtgtgtgtgtgtgtgtgtgtgtgtgtgtgcatatctctgtctgtgtctgtgtgtgtgagagagagagaaagagagagacagtgctTGCAGGGCTGGTGAATAAAGGATTACATGTAACAGCATTACAGTAATCTTATCACTACAAAATGATAAGAATAATCCTTTGGTTTGTCAAAAAAAGCAGCCTAAACATTCTGATTTTGAATTGCTTGTTGATTTACTGATAAACAGAGACGAAGATGAAAGGCATTTTCTTTTTGAGGTTGTACAACATGATGTTTTCCGACAAATTTAAATAACAGTTGATGATCATTGCATAggatgataaaacagaaacattatGAGTGTTTAAAATCATATTTGACAGATTTTGTAGGCAAAGTAATCCAAAAGCCACTGAAAATAATCTGATTATTACAGGCAGGAAATCAGTTATTTGTAACAGATTTCAATTTAAAAGTGACACTCCcaatcctgtgtgtgtatgtgtgtgtgtgtgtgtgtgtgtgtgtgtgtgtgtctcccattGTGTTGGGGACAGCAGCGtgagagagaccagaggttcAGCTGCTCATCACATCAAAGATTTGGCCCTCTGCAAAAGACCccactgtcaacacacacacacacacacacacacacacacacacacacatacaaatacaaacacacttcCGAGGCCCCTGTCCAGCTCTCCATGCTCCTCACACTAAACAATCAGGTATGACAGGCGTGGTCTTCCTGGGTCCCAGAGGGCCTTGGAGAGACAAAAGACCCTCTGcacactgacagcagcaggaagaggCCCTCCATTTATCCTcaggctcgctctctctctctctctctctctctctctcacacacacacacacacacacagacgcacatccTTGTACTATGCTTATAAGGACCTTCCGCTGACAGCGTTAATTTGCCtacattcatttttatgttaATTTATGAACCCTCACTACTACATGGCTAACCTTAATCTTTACTCTAATTTaaaccctaatcctaattctaactttAACGGTGCAATAAGTAAAATGTTtgctgtcccatagcacaaaataatcataatatacctgcgggggtttgatagggttgttgatcactGCCAATGTCTCATCCATTATTTGGCCAGGTACTGAGATTTTtggcttttaaaactcactgtccagcccgtactctgttttggaacaaaacctcCCCACCCATCACTATTTGAAGACACTCCCAATCTGCCGCATCATCACCCACAGTCTGAACTGCTCAGCGATGGAGGAGGGTGCTACGAGCGAGCGAGCGACCAGCATCGCAAGATactttgttctcaagccaaaaaagtaaatgacaaagcagtattataattattatagtatttgcattgtgatatattacctcttcataTCTGTTGGAGATCTGCCCTAATTACCTATTttactcatctctattgtgaaaatgtgactttattatttgtgtcagttacaggccagCATAAACTGCGCCCAGGATCTAGGttagaggttgataaaagtcatagattacttaaagccaatttaaccctaaacccatgTCTTAATCCATAACTAATCTTAACCTTTACCCTGACCCAAACCTATAACCCTAATTCTAATCTCAACCCAGGTCCTAAACTTAACCTAGCCCTTTAAAGAGTTTCTTTAAGGagaaatgtcctcactctgaaggtctaaaactgAAACTGTCGCTCCCTTACAAGGATATAagtacaaggacacacacacacagacacacacacacacacacacacacacacacacacacacacacacacacatgaatgggAGTGTTTTATGATGAAATCTCTTACAGATAACTGATTTCCTGCCTATAATAATCTGATTATTTTCAGTCACGTAAACAATTTATCAGATTTCTCAAGCTCTACACTGAATAGTGTTTT
This region includes:
- the egln2 gene encoding uncharacterized protein egln2 translates to MESLGHTDLLNPSSAHGSVSVSASQERRTTGQQLVFGPAELHHPYRADMGLNGYCAAPVGSPTAAELLAGLASQTVSPGITTLKKQCKTGLPLYNGGVVSPSATVEGSHSGVLAQTPNGYPPQLKGLAEVPTGPTYPLTSRACLVENGDRAVLCPHEKCPSAMKRVNGDLRARQVQQQKRRGGENRDMGSVTLNGLMGLPGLGLGGTVDPVYVSTDSVTPDFKRRRLAEGNIVHKSSEASRAARAVAPLTVTVNGSNSIQGNQMNHSNHMHCAAPQPPLSPPVSHTSLQHKGHKVASLLPPVAPGHTSPVEANGIPTLPLPAGAGWSAERIAQQYVVPCMKYYGICVKDSFLGPQLGERVLEEVEALNRSGKFRGGQLVSQKSIPSRSIRGDQIAWVEGREPGCESIGALMAHIDEAVMHSAANGQLGDCVINGRTKAMVACYPGNGTGYVRHVDNPNGDGRCITCIYYLNKNWDVKEQGGLLQIYPEGKNVVANIEPLFDRLLIFWSDRRNPHEVKPAYATRYAITVWYFDAKERAEAKEKYRLATGQKGVQVPVTQNNKT